A window of Mangifera indica cultivar Alphonso chromosome 13, CATAS_Mindica_2.1, whole genome shotgun sequence contains these coding sequences:
- the LOC123194010 gene encoding respiratory burst oxidase homolog protein E, with product MPSVSSFGRSSPHSVYSRTFELSDEYGELHSRRDSDYGLGGAMLPIFLKDLRRNNQQQEDLVEVTLELEKDAVVLCSVTPNVPQSSHTEGDSSDVPSGVLERSLSATSRLRKKFSWLRSGSSRSTSSDILDRKISERDARRIKAKFERTRSTAQRGLKGLRFISQTTGASDAEELWKTVESRFEPLAKDGLLAREDFGECIGMVESKEFAVGIFDALTRRRGLRVYKITKEELREFWLQISDQSFDARLQIFFDMADRNDDGRITRDEVEELIMLSASTNKLSKLKDQAEEYASLIMEELDPENLGYIELWQLETLLLQRDTYMNYSRPLSSASVNWSQNLSSLRPMGMIHRVSSKCLSLFLENWQRGWILLLWVMVMAALFTWKFIQYRNRAAFQVMGYCLATAKGAAETLKLNMALILLPVCRNTLTYLRSTIARSSVPFDDNINFHKTIAGAIVIGVLSHAGIHLACDFPRLVNSSPEKIAFIFPDFHNKKPTYTDLVTGVEGVTGISMVILLAIVFTLAAHKFRKNGVRLPPPFNKLTGFNAFWYSHHLTCLVYILLYVHGTFLFLSHRWYQKTTWMYISVPLLLYTAERHLRTRRSSYYSVKILNVSFLPGDVFSIVMSKPNGFKYKSGQYIFLQCPSISSFEWHPFSITSAPGDDHLSVHIRIVGDWTQELQQVFSDGNDSACVINRAKFGQLGHVDHHGQPKLIVDGPYGAPAQDYRNYDVLLLVGLGIGATPFISILRDLLNNTKEDQLDLNGDTSRSDDSWNSFASSTMSTASSLTKKKSPRTSAHFYWVTREPGSFEWFKGVMDQISDMDHKGQIELHNYLTSVYEEGDARSTLITMVQALSHAKHGVDILSGTRVRTHFARPNWREVFTKIASKHPCATIGVFYCGMPVLAKELKKLSQEMSRKTSTRFDFHKEYY from the exons ATGCCATCTGTTTCGTCGTTTGGAAGAAGCAGTCCACACTCGGTTTATAGCCGTACGTTCGAATTATCGGATGAATACGGAGAACTGCATTCTCGACGGGACAGCGACTATGGTCTCGGCGGAGCAATGTTGCCGATTTTTTTGAAGGATTTGAGGAGAAATAACCAACAGCAAGAGGATTTAGTTGAAGTGACGCTAGAGCTGGAGAAGGACGCCGTCGTTTTGTGCAGTGTGACTCCAAATGTACCTCAGTCCAGTCATACCGAAGGAGACAGTTCCGACGTGCCATCCGGAGTGCTTGAGAGGAGCCTCTCGGCGACCTCCCGACTTCGGAAAAAATTTAGTTGGTTAAGATCAGGATCGTCACGCTCAACATCATCCGATATCTTGGACCGTAAGATTTCGGAGCGTGATGCGCGGAGAATCAAAGCTAAATTTGAACGGACGAGATCGACTGCACAGAGAGGACTGAAAGGACTACGATTTATCAGCCAAACAACAGGAGCGTCCGACGCAGAGGAGCTCTGGAAAACAGTTGAGTCAAGGTTCGAGCCGCTGGCGAAGGACGGCTTGCTCGCGAGAGAAGATTTCGGTGAATGCATCG GAATGGTGGAGTCAAAGGAGTTTGCAGTGGGAATATTTGACGCGTTGACACGACGGCGAGGTCTAAGGGTGTACAAGATAACGAAAGAGGAGCTTCGCGAATTCTGGTTGCAGATTTCGGATCAGAGCTTTGACGCTCGTCTTCAGATTTTCTTTGACAT GGCTGATAGAAATGACGATGGAAGAATCACGAGAGACGAAGTTGAGGAG TTAATTATGCTGAGTGCTTCTACCAACAAGTTGTCTAAGCTGAAAGATCAAGCAGAAGAATACGCCTCGTTGATAATGGAAGAACTGGATCCCGAAAATCTTGGTTATATCGAG TTGTGGCAGCTGGAAACCCTACTCCTACAAAGAGACACCTACATGAACTACAGCAGACCTCTCAGTTCAGCAAGTGTAAACTGGAGTCAGAACTTAAGTTCATTAAGACCCATGGGCATGATCCATAGAGTGAGCAGTAAATGCCTGTCTCTATTTCTAGAGAACTGGCAAAGAGGTTGGATTTTGTTGTTGTGGGTAATGGTAATGGCTGCACTCTTCACTTGGAAATTCATCCAATACAGAAACAGAGCAGCATTTCAAGTGATGGGCTATTGTCTGGCCACGGCCAAAGGTGCTGCAGAAACTCTCAAACTCAACATGGCTCTGATTCTTCTACCTGTTTGTCGAAACACCCTCACTTATCTTCGATCCACTATAGCGAGGTCATCTGTTCCCTTTGACGACAACATAAATTTTCACAAG ACGATAGCAGGTGCAATAGTCATTGGAGTCCTAAGCCATGCCGGTATTCATTTAGCATGTGACTTTCCCCGATTAGTGAACTCATCTCCAGAAAAAATTGCCTTCATATTTCCTGACTTCCACAACAAAAAGCCCACATACACAGACCTTGTGACTGGTGTCGAAGGTGTGACTGGGATTTCTATGGTCATTTTATTGGCCATAGTGTTCACCCTGGCAGCACATAAATTCAGGAAAAATGGAGTGAGGCTACCCCCGCCTTTCAACAAATTAACAGGCTTTAATGCATTTTGGTATTCTCATCACCTTACTTGCTTGGTCTACATTTTGCTATATGTCCATGGAACCTTCTTATTCTTGTCCCACAGGTGGTATCAAAAAACG ACATGGATGTACATCTCTGTTCCCTTGTTGCTCTATACAGCAGAGCGGCATCTGCGGACGCGAAGATCAAGCTATTATTCAGTAAAAATACTCAAT GTTTCTTTTCTACCAGGAGATGTCTTCAGCATAGTCATGTCCAAACCAAATGGATTCAAGTACAAAAGTGGGCAGTACATATTTCTCCAGTGCCCATCTATCTCCTCATTTGAATG GCACCCATTTTCTATTACCTCAGCACCAGGAGATGACCATCTCAGTGTTCATATCCGGATAGTGGGAGACTGGACACAAGAGTTGCAGCAAGTTTTCTCAGACGGCAATGATTCAGCCTGTGTTATTAATCGAGCCAAATTTGGTCAACTTGGGCACGTGGATCACCATGG GCAACCAAAACTGATTGTTGATGGCCCATATGGTGCTCCGGCACAGGACTACAGAAATTACGATGTCTTGCTCCTTGTGGGGCTGGGAATTGGAGCTACTCCTTTTATAAGCATCCTTAGAGATCTTCTCAACAACACAAAAGAAGACCAATTG GATTTAAATGGGGACACCAGCAGATCAGATGACAGTTGGAACAGCTTTGCCTCGTCAACCATGTCTACAGCTTCAAGTTTGACAAAGAAGAAATCTCCAAGGACAAGTGCTCATTTCTATTGGGTTACCAGGGAACCTGGATCGTTTGAATGGTTTAAAGGAGTAATGGATCAAATTTCAGATATGGATCacaaa GGTCAGATAGAGCTGCACAACTACCTTACAAGTGTTTATGAAGAAGGGGATGCAAGGTCAACCTTGATCACCATGGTTCAAGCTCTCAGCCATGCCAAGCATGGTGTTGACATCTTATCTGGCACTAGA GTAAGGACACACTTTGCAAGGCCAAATTGGAGAGAAGTGTTCACCAAAATAGCTTCAAAGCATCCCTGCGCTACAATAG GGGTTTTCTACTGTGGGATGCCAGTGTTGGCCAAGGAGTTGAAGAAACTATCGCAAGAGATGAGTCGTAAGACATCCACGCGCTTCGACTTCCACAAGGAGTATTACTGA
- the LOC123194009 gene encoding uncharacterized protein LOC123194009: MEGLQNFVSKISKTAKSAASSLSDSPYNSSGIGRHGELSTALSSSDQNRLLVSRAPRQVVSLWTCSKLCTFFFVAGVVVGYTLKRRVRRWASKILKRLKDD; this comes from the exons atggAAGGATTGCAGAACTTTGtcagtaaaatttcaaaaaccgcTAAATCAGCCGCTTCTTCATTATCGGACAGCCCGTATAATTCCAGTGGTATTGGGCGTCATGGAGAATTATCTACCGCTTTGTCATCTTCTGATCAGAATCGTCTTTTGGTCTCCAGAGCTCCCAG ACAAGTGGTGTCACTGTGGACTTGTTCAAAGCTCTGCacatttttctttgttgccGGAGTTGTTGTTGGTTACACACTGAAGCGACGTGTTCGACGCTGGGcttccaaaattttgaagagGTTGAAAGATGATTGA
- the LOC123194261 gene encoding peroxiredoxin Q, chloroplastic-like isoform X2 — translation MASLTFQNLSLPSSLPIQTIKTPSSSSFSILSKSSQSQFYGLTLSYSSSLSIPSSTSLKTSISAKVNKGQVPPAFTLKDQDGKNVSLSKFKGKPVVVYFYPADETPGCTKQEFAKKYRLPFTLLSDEGNKVRKDWGVPADLFGALPGRQTYVLDKNGVVQLIYNNQFQPEKHIDETLKLLQSL, via the exons atgGCTTCCCTCACTTTTCAAAACCTCTCTCTCCCATCTTCACTTCCCATTCAAACTATTAAAACCCCATCTTCTTCAAGCTTCTCAATTCTCTCAAAGTCATCACAATCTCAATTCTATGGACTCACTCTCTCTTATTCTTCCAGTTTGTCAATCCCATCTTCCACTTCACTCAAGACTTCCATTTCTGCTAAG GTTAACAAAGGTCAGGTGCCACCTGCATTCACATTGAAAGATCAGGATGGGAAGAATGTGAGCCTTTCCAAATTTAAGGGGAAGCCTGTGGTTGTCTACTTTTACCCTGCTGATGAGACCCCCGGCTGCACCAAACAG GAATTTGCAAAGAAATACAGACTTCCTTTTACCTTGCTGAGCGACGAGGGCAACAAGGTGAGAAAAGACTGGGGAGTGCCTGCAGATCTGTTTGGAGCATTGCCTGGGAGACAGACTTACGTTCTAGACAAGAATGGGGTGGTTCAACTCATCTACAACAACCAGTTCCAACCTGAAAAGCACATTGATGAGACCTTGAAGCTTCTTCAAAGCCTTTGA
- the LOC123194261 gene encoding peroxiredoxin Q, chloroplastic-like isoform X1 — translation MASLTFQNLSLPSSLPIQTIKTPSSSSFSILSKSSQSQFYGLTLSYSSSLSIPSSTSLKTSISAKVNKGQVPPAFTLKDQDGKNVSLSKFKGKPVVVYFYPADETPGCTKQACAFRDSYEKFKKAGAQVVGISGDDPSSHKEFAKKYRLPFTLLSDEGNKVRKDWGVPADLFGALPGRQTYVLDKNGVVQLIYNNQFQPEKHIDETLKLLQSL, via the exons atgGCTTCCCTCACTTTTCAAAACCTCTCTCTCCCATCTTCACTTCCCATTCAAACTATTAAAACCCCATCTTCTTCAAGCTTCTCAATTCTCTCAAAGTCATCACAATCTCAATTCTATGGACTCACTCTCTCTTATTCTTCCAGTTTGTCAATCCCATCTTCCACTTCACTCAAGACTTCCATTTCTGCTAAG GTTAACAAAGGTCAGGTGCCACCTGCATTCACATTGAAAGATCAGGATGGGAAGAATGTGAGCCTTTCCAAATTTAAGGGGAAGCCTGTGGTTGTCTACTTTTACCCTGCTGATGAGACCCCCGGCTGCACCAAACAG GCATGTGCTTTTAGGGATTCGTATGAGAAATTTAAGAAAGCAGGAGCTCAGGTTGTTGGGATAAGTGGTGATGATCCGTCATCACACAAG GAATTTGCAAAGAAATACAGACTTCCTTTTACCTTGCTGAGCGACGAGGGCAACAAGGTGAGAAAAGACTGGGGAGTGCCTGCAGATCTGTTTGGAGCATTGCCTGGGAGACAGACTTACGTTCTAGACAAGAATGGGGTGGTTCAACTCATCTACAACAACCAGTTCCAACCTGAAAAGCACATTGATGAGACCTTGAAGCTTCTTCAAAGCCTTTGA
- the LOC123194169 gene encoding probable flavin-containing monooxygenase 1 — translation MAINTQSNLVVSKIAIIGAGVSGLAAAKQLRHHDPIVFEATDSIGGVWKGCSYHSTKLQSARSDYEFTDFPWPNRSSPDFPSHIEVLDYLESYAKHFDLLKCVRFNSKVVAIRFIAASRTADFDGEYDTPLPDHPVWEVAVQTNNSDSIQWYGFEFVVVCPGKYGDIPRIPTFPENIGPEKFEGEVLHCLDYCKLDKEAATQLLRGRRVVVVGYKKSAIDLALECAEANQGADGQPCTVLVRTIHWTVPHYMRRGVSKFIESYLLWKLPLLKYGLKPDHPFEEDYASCQMAIMPENFFSEADKGKIVFKRTSKWWFWEGGIEFEDNTKLEADVVIFATGYDGKKKLKAILPEPFCSLLEYPSGIIPLYRGTIHPLIPNMGFVGYIESVSNLHTAELRSIWLARLIDSKFKLPSVEKMFEQISKEMEVTKQSTRFYKRHCISTFSINHSDEICQEMGWNPWRKKNWFSEAFSPYGSQDYVLEK, via the exons ATGGCGATCAACACCCAAAGTAATCTTGTGGTCTCCAAAATAGCCATTATTGGCGCTGGTGTAAGTGGTTTAGCTGCGGCTAAACAGCTACGTCACCATGATCCGATAGTGTTTGAAGCCACGGACTCCATTGGAGGAGTCTGGAAAGGCTGTTCTTACCACTCCACCAAGCTTCAGTCGGCTCGTTCTGATTACGAGTTCACTGATTTTCCTTGGCCTAACAGAAGTAGTCCTGATTTTCCTTCTCATATAGAGGTGCTGGATTACCTCGAATCTTACGCAAAACACTTTGATTTGTTAAAGTGTGTGAGGTTCAATTCAAAAGTGGTGGCTATCCGCTTCATCGCTGCCTCACGAACCGCTGATTTTGATGGAGAATATGACACCCCTTTGCCGGATCATCCTGTTTGGGAGGTTGCTGTGCAAACTAACAATTCAGATTCCATTCAG TGGTACGGATTCGAGTTTGTGGTTGTTTGTCCGGGGAAGTATGGCGACATACCAAGAATTCCAACTTTCCCAGAGAACATAGGGCCTGAGAAATTTGAGGGGGAggtgttgcattgccttgattaCTGTAAGCTGGACAAGGAAGCTGCTACTCAGCTGCTCAGGGGCAGAAGGGTTGTTGTTGTTGGCTACAAGAAATCGGCTATAGATTTAGCTTTGGAATGTGCTGAGGCAAATCAAG GAGCGGACGGACAACCATGCACGGTGTTGGTAAGGACAATACACTGGACAGTCCCCCATTACATG AGGCGTGGAGTTTCAAAGTTTATTGAGTCCTACTTGCTTTGGAAGCTTCCTTTGCTCAAATATGGACTTAAACCGGATCACCCATTTGAGGAAGACTATGCTTCTTGCCAGATGGCTATCATGCCTGAAAATTTCTTCTCTGAGGCTGATAAGGGAAAAATTGTGTTCAAAAGGACATCAAAATGGTGGTTTTGGGAGGGTGGCATTGAGTTTGAAGACAATACTAAATTGGAGGCCGATGTGGTGATTTTTGCCACTGGTTATGATGGAAAGAAAAAGCTGAAAGCTATTTTACCAGAGCCCTTTTGTAGCTTATTAGAATATCCTTCTGGTATTATACCCTTATACAG GGGCACCATCCATCCATTGATACCGAACATGGGTTTTGTGGGTTACATTGAAAGTGTGTCAAATCTTCACACTGCTGAACTAAGGAGCATATGGCTGGCTCGATTGATTGACAGCAAATTCAAGCTCCCCAGTGTGGAGAAGATGTTTGAACAAATATCTAAAGAGATGGAAGTCACAAAGCAGTCCACCAGGTTCTACAAGAGGCACTGTATCTCCACTTTCAGCATCAATCACAGTGATGAAATCTGTCAAGAAATGGGGTGGAATCCTTGGAGGAAGAAGAATTGGTTTTCAGAAGCATTTAGCCCTTATGGCAGTCAGGACTATGTGCTGGAAAAATAG